Proteins co-encoded in one Dama dama isolate Ldn47 chromosome 2, ASM3311817v1, whole genome shotgun sequence genomic window:
- the MS4A15 gene encoding membrane-spanning 4-domains subfamily A member 15 isoform X2, whose amino-acid sequence MSTAPSSNGVFVVIPPSNASGLRPPPAILPTSLCPPPGIMQYEEPPLGVQTPRVTQPPDLRPGETFLTGEPKALGTVQILIGLIHLGFGGVLLMVRRGHLGMLFIEGGVPFWGGACFIISGSLSVAAEKNHTSCLVRSSLGTNILSAMAAFAGTAILLMDFGVTNWDVGRGYLAVLTIFTILEFFIAVIATHFGCQATRAQALAPVIFLPNAFGTDFSIPSPAASPPPAYDNVAYIPKEPSE is encoded by the exons ATGTCCACGGCTCCCTCCAGCAACGGCGTGTTTGTCGTCATCCCACCCAGCAACGCCAGCGGCCTCCGCCCGCCCCCAGCCATCCTGCCCACCTCCCTGTGCCCGCCTCCAGGGATCATGCAGTACGAGGAGCCGCCGCTGGGGGTGCAGACACCACGGGTCACCCAGCCGCCAGACCTGCGGCCCGGGGAGACATTCCTGACGGGAGAGCCCAAGGCTTTGGGG ACCGTCCAGATTCTCATCGGCCTTATCCACCTGGGCTTCGGCGGCGTCCTGCTCATGGTCCGCCGCGGCCACTTGGGGATGCTCTTCATCGAAGGCGGCGTCCCCTTCTGGGGAGGAGCCTGC TTCATCATCTCGGGGTCCCTCTCAGTGGCAGCTGAGAAGAACCACACCAGTTGCCTG GTGAGGAGCAGTCTGGGGACCAACATTCTCAGCGCCATGGCGGCCTTTGCAGGGACGGCCATTCTGCTCATGGATTTTGGTGTCACTAACTGG GATGTAGGCAGGGGCTATCTGGCCGTGCTTACCATCTTCACCATACTGGAGTTCTTCATTGCGGTCATTGCCACCCACTTCGGGTGCCAAGCCACTCGCGCCCAAGCCCTCGCG cCTGTGATTTTCCTGCCGAACGCCTTCGGCACAGACTTCAGCATCCCCAGCCCCGCAGCTTCTCCTCCCCCCGCCTACGATAATGTGGCGTATATACCCAAGGAGCCTTCAGAGTAG
- the MS4A15 gene encoding membrane-spanning 4-domains subfamily A member 15 isoform X1 yields MRNHHHCHYYFRSLCLPGFLSTMSTAPSSNGVFVVIPPSNASGLRPPPAILPTSLCPPPGIMQYEEPPLGVQTPRVTQPPDLRPGETFLTGEPKALGTVQILIGLIHLGFGGVLLMVRRGHLGMLFIEGGVPFWGGACFIISGSLSVAAEKNHTSCLVRSSLGTNILSAMAAFAGTAILLMDFGVTNWDVGRGYLAVLTIFTILEFFIAVIATHFGCQATRAQALAPVIFLPNAFGTDFSIPSPAASPPPAYDNVAYIPKEPSE; encoded by the exons ATGCGTAACCATCATCACTGTCATTATTACTTCCGGAGCCTCTGTCTCCCAGGCTTTCTGAGCACGATGTCCACGGCTCCCTCCAGCAACGGCGTGTTTGTCGTCATCCCACCCAGCAACGCCAGCGGCCTCCGCCCGCCCCCAGCCATCCTGCCCACCTCCCTGTGCCCGCCTCCAGGGATCATGCAGTACGAGGAGCCGCCGCTGGGGGTGCAGACACCACGGGTCACCCAGCCGCCAGACCTGCGGCCCGGGGAGACATTCCTGACGGGAGAGCCCAAGGCTTTGGGG ACCGTCCAGATTCTCATCGGCCTTATCCACCTGGGCTTCGGCGGCGTCCTGCTCATGGTCCGCCGCGGCCACTTGGGGATGCTCTTCATCGAAGGCGGCGTCCCCTTCTGGGGAGGAGCCTGC TTCATCATCTCGGGGTCCCTCTCAGTGGCAGCTGAGAAGAACCACACCAGTTGCCTG GTGAGGAGCAGTCTGGGGACCAACATTCTCAGCGCCATGGCGGCCTTTGCAGGGACGGCCATTCTGCTCATGGATTTTGGTGTCACTAACTGG GATGTAGGCAGGGGCTATCTGGCCGTGCTTACCATCTTCACCATACTGGAGTTCTTCATTGCGGTCATTGCCACCCACTTCGGGTGCCAAGCCACTCGCGCCCAAGCCCTCGCG cCTGTGATTTTCCTGCCGAACGCCTTCGGCACAGACTTCAGCATCCCCAGCCCCGCAGCTTCTCCTCCCCCCGCCTACGATAATGTGGCGTATATACCCAAGGAGCCTTCAGAGTAG